Proteins encoded together in one Desulfovibrio sp. UCD-KL4C window:
- a CDS encoding methyl-accepting chemotaxis protein → MGKHKQIGKRLGMGFGILIALLVVAGATGIIGAQVIQSGVEKLFVVRLPAIDALIQADRDLQQLLVAERSMIFANVKSDKFKALVAEYDKNLAQAKKRVATFKKLAVTPDELGLLEGYEKAYAEWLGLSQQVVEGRKSDTRAGRRVALDLTLGKAAVKFEGMRDYLDKLTELALHSADEDQKLSAKTFFITVISILLITIASIIVGVFLGRSLTNSITLPLREILDVSDSISKGDLTRKILYVSEDEIGKLADSLRRMLSGVIGEGQSIKRGISLPMFVTDDKSVVTYVSPALADMVKALTGKEADKIVGKISIGDMLPAKDNMSASDVNKCLSSNATIQNEHLFELNGEILTVLATVAPLYDLDGEVKGTMSIGLDITEQKNQTEMIQKQQNKILKVAEQATEISDILSEASQELASQVVHVASGAKQQSGRATETATSMEEMSVTILEVAKNAGEAAESAEAAKDKAAVGEEIVRKMVASIHEVASMTSTMHQSLNKLGSQAQDIDHVMSVISDIADQTNLLALNAAIEAARAGEAGRGFAVVADEVRKLAEKTMQATTEVGDAVSSIQVGTTASMSDISRASEIVSQSTELAGEAGGALHEIVEIVDATRDQIRSIATASEEQSSSSEEITRAVEDISHISIKTADGMAEADQAVEQLAKLANELKALIHSMD, encoded by the coding sequence GTGGGCAAACACAAACAAATAGGTAAACGACTTGGTATGGGGTTTGGAATATTGATAGCCTTGCTGGTTGTGGCTGGAGCTACTGGTATTATTGGTGCGCAGGTTATTCAAAGCGGTGTCGAAAAACTCTTTGTTGTTAGACTTCCTGCTATTGATGCATTGATTCAGGCTGACCGTGATTTGCAGCAGTTGCTTGTAGCGGAAAGATCTATGATTTTTGCAAATGTAAAAAGTGATAAGTTTAAGGCTCTGGTTGCTGAGTATGACAAGAATCTTGCGCAAGCTAAAAAGCGGGTAGCCACTTTTAAAAAACTTGCTGTCACGCCAGATGAGTTGGGGCTTCTTGAAGGGTATGAGAAAGCGTATGCAGAGTGGCTTGGTTTATCACAGCAAGTAGTTGAAGGCAGGAAGTCTGACACTAGGGCTGGGCGGAGAGTCGCGTTGGATTTAACTTTGGGAAAGGCCGCAGTTAAATTTGAAGGTATGCGCGATTATCTCGACAAGTTGACAGAGCTTGCTTTGCACTCCGCCGATGAAGATCAGAAGCTTTCAGCTAAAACTTTTTTTATTACTGTTATCAGTATTTTATTGATAACCATAGCAAGTATTATTGTCGGAGTGTTTCTAGGGCGATCTTTGACTAATAGTATAACGTTGCCCTTGCGTGAAATTCTTGATGTATCTGATTCAATATCCAAAGGTGACTTGACTCGCAAGATTCTTTACGTTTCCGAAGATGAGATTGGTAAACTTGCCGACAGTTTGCGGCGAATGCTCTCGGGAGTTATAGGAGAGGGGCAATCAATTAAGCGCGGTATTTCATTGCCGATGTTTGTAACGGATGACAAGAGCGTGGTCACTTATGTAAGTCCGGCCTTAGCTGATATGGTTAAGGCTTTGACAGGTAAAGAAGCTGATAAGATCGTTGGTAAAATTTCCATAGGGGATATGTTGCCGGCGAAAGATAATATGTCTGCTTCTGATGTTAATAAATGTCTTTCTTCTAATGCGACCATACAGAATGAGCATTTATTTGAGTTGAATGGTGAAATTCTCACTGTGCTTGCGACTGTTGCTCCCTTATATGATCTGGATGGAGAAGTTAAGGGGACAATGAGCATAGGTTTAGATATTACCGAACAAAAGAATCAGACAGAAATGATTCAGAAGCAGCAGAATAAAATATTGAAAGTTGCTGAGCAGGCAACTGAGATATCTGATATACTTTCAGAAGCTTCACAAGAGCTTGCTTCGCAGGTTGTGCATGTGGCCAGTGGTGCTAAACAACAAAGTGGGCGTGCTACAGAAACAGCCACATCGATGGAAGAAATGAGTGTAACAATATTGGAAGTGGCCAAAAATGCCGGAGAGGCTGCAGAAAGTGCTGAAGCAGCAAAAGATAAAGCTGCAGTAGGTGAGGAAATTGTTCGCAAAATGGTTGCATCGATTCATGAAGTTGCGTCTATGACTTCTACGATGCATCAAAGTCTGAATAAGCTAGGTTCTCAGGCTCAGGATATCGATCACGTTATGAGCGTTATTTCAGATATTGCAGACCAAACAAATCTTCTGGCACTAAACGCTGCAATCGAAGCTGCGAGAGCTGGAGAAGCAGGACGTGGATTTGCTGTTGTGGCCGATGAAGTTAGAAAGTTAGCAGAGAAAACCATGCAGGCTACAACTGAAGTAGGTGATGCCGTCAGTTCTATTCAAGTAGGAACTACGGCAAGTATGTCCGATATCAGTAGGGCTTCCGAAATTGTCTCTCAAAGCACAGAATTAGCAGGAGAAGCAGGTGGAGCTTTGCATGAGATTGTAGAAATAGTTGACGCAACCAGAGATCAAATCCGTTCTATCGCTACGGCTTCTGAGGAACAATCATCTTCCAGCGAGGAAATCACTCGTGCAGTAGAAGATATTAGCCACATATCCATCAAAACAGCAGATGGTATGGCTGAGGCTGACCAGGCTGTGGAACAACTGGCAAAGTTGGCTAATGAGCTGAAAGCTCTGATTCATAGTATGGATTAG
- a CDS encoding acyltransferase family protein, which produces MNSIPYRRDIDGLRAIAVVLVILAHAQYHFFEGGFIGVDVFFVISGYLITSIVLSEIDRGIFSFKNFYCRRIRRILPAFLFMLVGVALVSYYILFPQKFISFTESLFASITSWVNYFLCRFFEGYWGGYSKEFPLTHIWSLSVEEQFYFLWPSILFIAYKFIPKKIHVWCLILALSFLICLSQLLTFSPEFAFYMIPARSFELFMGCAVALIFREPICIQVFKKNLCPLLSIVGLLLIFIPAVVYKENLLYPGLNALWPCLGASIIVLPKANGFCLVKKILSWDPIVGIGKISYSLYLWHWPPLAFTMYAGYSVEKYRLLLILLSFCLSVFSYFFVERPFRRSEMSFLKLICLLLIIPALISFALFYFSKINNGFIERFPLPLREKIVAVESSSTKIFLGAQKGKNSPSDSHIVNDKTIWGNDHSGVVNALLIGDSHAMALRPFVEIISNGLNIKGLQTTKDSTPYLVNVDFYDIGANKKFVSRKDKKEMIKYWSHLILNPNIKYVFMAGFYYSRIFKGPQSMRYKGALLSSNIVEQNKKSFLLGLTDSIDFIIKNHKIPVIFKDIPFTVVDMSANEVKNEYFGTSLKTEIPYADVINRHEYEDKVIDELAVRFPSLIVIDPKLILCPPVPDGNLSTLLDGIPLYHDSNHLNYYGAIKLAHKWIKKYGNPLIAPIAVHGANRL; this is translated from the coding sequence ATGAATTCTATACCATACAGACGTGATATTGATGGGCTAAGAGCTATCGCTGTGGTGCTTGTTATACTTGCACATGCCCAATATCATTTTTTTGAAGGCGGTTTTATTGGGGTTGATGTTTTTTTCGTTATTTCAGGATATCTTATTACTTCAATAGTTTTATCTGAGATTGACAGGGGAATCTTCAGCTTCAAAAATTTTTATTGTCGAAGAATACGCAGAATATTACCCGCGTTCTTATTTATGCTCGTTGGTGTAGCTCTGGTCAGCTATTATATTTTATTCCCTCAAAAGTTTATAAGCTTTACAGAATCTTTATTTGCATCAATAACATCTTGGGTTAATTATTTTCTGTGCCGTTTTTTTGAGGGTTATTGGGGAGGGTACTCTAAAGAGTTCCCTTTAACTCATATTTGGTCTTTGTCTGTTGAAGAGCAATTTTATTTTTTGTGGCCATCAATTTTATTTATAGCGTATAAGTTTATACCTAAAAAAATACACGTATGGTGCTTAATTCTCGCATTATCATTCCTTATTTGTTTATCACAGCTTTTAACTTTTTCCCCCGAATTTGCTTTTTATATGATTCCAGCTCGTTCATTTGAGCTTTTTATGGGGTGCGCGGTTGCTTTAATTTTTAGAGAGCCTATTTGTATTCAAGTTTTTAAAAAGAACTTATGCCCACTGCTCTCCATAGTTGGTCTGTTGTTAATTTTTATCCCAGCCGTTGTTTACAAAGAGAATCTTTTGTATCCTGGACTAAATGCTTTATGGCCTTGTCTTGGGGCATCGATAATTGTTTTACCTAAGGCAAATGGTTTTTGCCTAGTTAAAAAAATATTATCTTGGGATCCAATAGTTGGAATAGGTAAAATATCTTATTCTCTATATCTTTGGCATTGGCCACCTTTAGCATTTACAATGTATGCTGGTTATTCTGTTGAAAAATATAGATTATTGTTAATCTTGTTAAGCTTTTGTTTATCTGTCTTTTCATACTTTTTTGTAGAACGTCCTTTTCGTCGTAGTGAAATGAGTTTTTTAAAATTGATTTGTTTGCTATTAATTATTCCTGCTTTAATTAGTTTTGCTTTGTTTTATTTTTCTAAAATTAATAATGGATTTATAGAACGATTCCCATTGCCATTGAGAGAGAAGATCGTAGCAGTTGAAAGTTCTTCTACTAAAATCTTTTTAGGAGCTCAGAAAGGAAAAAACTCACCATCAGACAGCCATATAGTGAACGATAAAACAATATGGGGAAATGATCATTCTGGCGTTGTAAACGCTCTTCTTATAGGAGATTCGCATGCAATGGCTCTCCGGCCTTTTGTTGAAATTATATCGAATGGGTTAAATATCAAAGGATTACAAACGACAAAGGACAGTACTCCTTATTTAGTTAATGTTGATTTTTATGACATAGGAGCTAATAAAAAATTTGTTTCTAGAAAAGATAAAAAAGAGATGATTAAGTATTGGAGTCATTTGATTTTAAATCCCAATATTAAGTATGTATTTATGGCAGGGTTTTACTACTCGCGAATATTTAAGGGCCCACAATCTATGAGGTATAAGGGCGCGCTGTTAAGTTCAAATATCGTTGAGCAAAACAAAAAAAGTTTTTTATTAGGACTAACAGATAGTATAGACTTTATTATTAAAAACCATAAAATACCTGTTATTTTTAAAGATATTCCTTTTACAGTAGTAGATATGTCAGCAAACGAAGTTAAAAATGAATATTTCGGGACATCTTTAAAAACTGAAATTCCGTATGCTGATGTTATCAATCGACATGAATATGAAGATAAAGTTATAGATGAACTAGCTGTTCGTTTTCCATCTCTTATTGTAATAGACCCTAAACTCATACTTTGTCCTCCCGTACCAGATGGGAATTTATCGACACTTTTGGATGGAATTCCTTTGTATCATGATAGCAACCATTTGAATTATTATGGCGCGATTAAATTAGCACATAAATGGATAAAAAAATACGGTAATCCCTTAATCGCTCCTATCGCTGTTCATGGTGCGAATCGTCTCTAG
- a CDS encoding MerR family transcriptional regulator codes for MSRQNESKIYKIGQAAKLVGLKSYVLRFWEGEFEQLEPIRTPSGQRLYNEEHVELITRIKELLHDEGLTIEGARKRLDSFDPQSEGENDVTVDQAESELVEQLPLFSIDNNSSSSCNSVILKEIHSELLAVRKLLDS; via the coding sequence ATGAGTCGGCAAAATGAATCAAAAATATACAAAATAGGTCAGGCGGCAAAGCTTGTCGGCTTAAAGTCTTACGTGCTGCGCTTCTGGGAAGGGGAATTCGAACAGCTTGAACCTATACGCACGCCTTCAGGCCAGCGTCTGTATAATGAAGAGCACGTTGAGCTTATCACGCGTATTAAGGAACTGTTGCATGACGAGGGGCTTACAATTGAAGGAGCTCGAAAGCGTCTGGATTCATTTGATCCGCAAAGTGAAGGTGAAAATGATGTAACTGTTGATCAGGCTGAAAGTGAACTAGTTGAACAATTACCTCTATTCAGCATTGATAATAATTCAAGCAGCTCATGTAACTCTGTGATTCTTAAAGAAATTCACTCAGAGTTACTTGCTGTTCGAAAATTGCTAGATTCTTAA
- a CDS encoding AsmA family protein, producing MSKPVKIIGIVAASLVLVIVAAMVLATILIDPNDYKDEISKAVHDKTGRQLTFDGDIKLSVFPWVGVTTGGVTLSNAPGFAEKNMFSLKSADISVKLLPLLSGEVQLRSVDVENLILNLMRNKVGVTNWADLTGKETVKKSDEKASESSTDGAKSNLKITLGGLNIENAKIVWDDRKENVRQSVDDCDVSIDGFVPGKPFNFKVHVLLSSTKPEIVADTNTSGSATLSSDFKSFSVKDLKVLMDAKGAAVPGGKGQISLTGNAALNLDAGTTDVSNLVLETYGMKAEGSFKGSGIGGDKLKFAGDLNIPGFNLKNTLEQMAMEVKTSSDQALTDVGLNFSIAGNAKSVSISNLLINLDETTFKGAASFANPDRPDITLALDVDKLNIDNYLPPSEAGKSVKAETKEASAVKSKGKEDLFPVEFLRKLTLKADLSVKQLIAGKANLTDVIVVARAKDGILNIKPLSLNAAKGAFTSTAVLSVAGKVPTMTFAGALTGLDGEALSQEMTGKDSFSGKMGFNTNLASKGNDIKTIIANLDGNIGFKVMDGYVSGFDILFLVGDAFSILTGGIIGSNNNNRTEFGEVTATAKINNGVAVNSDLVLKSPLLRGDGAGKMDLNKMILDYALDTKIVGSLEGQGGKSSKDLIGLTVPINITGPVADPSIMVDLPKFAIVLAKSGFSIVGNVLEGVGNALKGIEKTFTGKGGHKSTAEPDKNPVKGIGNAIKSLF from the coding sequence ATGAGTAAGCCAGTAAAAATAATCGGGATTGTGGCAGCAAGCTTAGTTCTTGTAATTGTTGCAGCTATGGTTCTTGCTACAATTTTGATTGATCCTAATGATTATAAAGATGAAATATCTAAAGCAGTTCATGATAAAACAGGTCGCCAGCTGACTTTTGATGGAGATATCAAGTTGTCTGTCTTTCCGTGGGTTGGAGTCACTACGGGCGGAGTTACTCTGTCTAATGCACCGGGATTTGCTGAAAAAAATATGTTCAGCCTTAAATCTGCGGATATAAGCGTTAAATTGCTTCCTCTTCTTTCGGGAGAGGTTCAGTTGCGATCAGTTGATGTTGAAAATCTCATTTTGAATCTTATGCGCAATAAGGTTGGAGTTACTAACTGGGCTGATCTTACAGGTAAAGAGACAGTAAAAAAGAGTGACGAAAAGGCATCTGAATCATCAACTGATGGCGCTAAAAGTAATTTGAAAATTACTTTGGGCGGGCTTAATATCGAGAATGCTAAAATAGTATGGGACGATCGTAAAGAGAATGTCAGACAATCCGTTGATGATTGTGATGTTAGTATTGATGGTTTTGTCCCCGGTAAGCCGTTTAATTTCAAAGTTCATGTTCTTCTTTCTTCCACAAAACCTGAGATTGTGGCGGATACCAATACATCAGGATCAGCAACGCTATCCTCAGATTTCAAATCCTTCTCAGTTAAAGATCTTAAAGTCCTCATGGATGCCAAAGGAGCTGCTGTTCCGGGTGGAAAAGGGCAAATATCACTTACAGGGAACGCAGCTCTCAACCTAGACGCCGGAACGACTGATGTTTCAAATCTTGTTCTTGAGACCTACGGCATGAAAGCCGAAGGATCTTTTAAAGGTTCTGGCATCGGTGGTGACAAACTAAAGTTTGCCGGAGATCTTAATATCCCGGGATTCAACCTCAAAAATACTCTTGAGCAGATGGCTATGGAAGTTAAAACTTCCAGTGATCAAGCTCTAACTGATGTCGGGCTTAATTTCTCTATAGCTGGAAATGCAAAGTCCGTTTCAATTTCAAATTTATTGATCAATCTTGATGAAACAACATTTAAAGGAGCGGCCTCATTTGCTAATCCTGATCGTCCTGATATCACGTTAGCCTTAGATGTTGATAAGCTTAATATTGATAATTATCTGCCCCCATCCGAAGCAGGTAAATCTGTAAAAGCAGAAACAAAAGAAGCAAGTGCCGTAAAGTCTAAAGGTAAAGAGGATTTATTTCCTGTTGAGTTCTTGCGTAAGCTGACTTTGAAAGCGGATCTCAGTGTTAAACAGTTGATTGCTGGAAAGGCCAATTTAACTGATGTTATTGTTGTTGCTAGGGCCAAAGATGGAATTCTGAATATTAAACCATTGTCACTTAATGCAGCAAAAGGAGCTTTTACCTCAACAGCCGTTTTAAGCGTTGCAGGAAAAGTTCCGACAATGACATTTGCCGGAGCTCTTACCGGACTTGATGGAGAAGCTTTATCTCAAGAAATGACAGGTAAAGACAGTTTTTCCGGTAAGATGGGTTTTAATACGAATCTTGCTAGTAAAGGAAACGATATTAAAACCATTATTGCTAATCTTGATGGAAATATTGGATTCAAAGTTATGGACGGATATGTATCTGGATTTGATATATTATTTTTAGTAGGAGACGCATTTTCAATTCTCACAGGTGGGATAATTGGAAGTAACAACAATAACAGAACAGAATTTGGAGAAGTTACAGCGACTGCAAAGATCAATAATGGTGTTGCTGTTAATAGTGATTTGGTTCTTAAGTCACCGTTACTTCGTGGAGACGGTGCGGGTAAAATGGATTTGAATAAAATGATCTTAGATTATGCACTTGATACTAAAATTGTAGGCTCACTTGAAGGCCAGGGCGGTAAAAGCAGCAAAGATCTTATAGGGCTGACTGTTCCAATTAATATCACTGGCCCTGTAGCAGATCCTTCGATCATGGTTGATTTGCCGAAGTTTGCAATAGTTCTTGCAAAGTCAGGTTTTAGTATTGTTGGAAATGTATTGGAAGGAGTTGGCAATGCACTTAAAGGCATTGAAAAGACCTTTACCGGTAAGGGCGGTCATAAAAGTACTGCTGAGCCTGATAAAAATCCTGTAAAAGGAATTGGCAATGCAATAAAAAGCTTGTTTTAA
- the tdh gene encoding L-threonine 3-dehydrogenase, whose product MKALVKAKAQEGIWMEEVPVPECGHNDVLIKISKTAICGTDIHIYNWDKWAQQTIPVPMVVGHEFAGVVEVIGSEVKGLAVGDRVSAEGHVTCGHCRNCRAGKRHLCRNTVGIGVNRQGCFAEYVSVPASNVFKLTDAISDEVGSILDPLGNAAHTALSFNLVGEDVLITGAGPIGIMATAIARHAGARHIVITDLNDYRLNIASQLGATRTVNVGREKLQDVMADLKMVEGFDVGLEMSGSPAAFTEMLDKMNNGGHVALLAILPEETQIDWNKIVFKGLKLKGIYGREMFETWYKMSSMLQSNLDISPVITHRFKIDDFQEGFDIMRTGQSGKVILDWN is encoded by the coding sequence ATGAAAGCTCTCGTCAAAGCTAAAGCCCAAGAAGGCATCTGGATGGAAGAAGTGCCAGTACCTGAGTGCGGACACAATGATGTTCTTATTAAAATTAGCAAGACCGCTATCTGCGGAACTGATATTCATATATATAACTGGGACAAATGGGCTCAGCAAACAATTCCTGTTCCCATGGTAGTCGGACATGAATTTGCAGGTGTGGTTGAAGTCATCGGTAGCGAAGTAAAAGGACTTGCTGTAGGCGATAGAGTTTCCGCTGAAGGACATGTCACATGCGGACACTGCCGTAACTGCAGAGCAGGAAAAAGACATCTTTGTAGAAACACGGTAGGAATTGGCGTTAATCGCCAAGGCTGTTTTGCAGAATACGTATCAGTTCCTGCTTCTAACGTATTCAAACTTACAGATGCAATCTCTGATGAAGTAGGATCTATCCTTGATCCTCTTGGAAATGCTGCCCACACAGCTCTTTCATTCAATCTTGTAGGCGAAGATGTTCTTATCACCGGAGCCGGACCTATCGGCATCATGGCAACAGCAATTGCCCGCCATGCCGGAGCCCGCCACATAGTTATCACGGACCTCAACGACTATCGCCTCAACATTGCAAGTCAACTCGGAGCTACCCGCACCGTGAACGTTGGAAGAGAAAAGTTGCAAGATGTAATGGCTGACCTTAAAATGGTCGAAGGCTTTGACGTCGGCTTAGAAATGTCCGGAAGTCCTGCAGCTTTCACAGAAATGCTGGATAAAATGAACAATGGCGGACACGTTGCATTATTAGCCATTCTCCCTGAAGAGACACAAATCGACTGGAACAAAATAGTTTTCAAGGGCTTAAAACTTAAAGGTATTTATGGACGTGAAATGTTTGAGACATGGTACAAGATGTCATCCATGCTTCAATCAAACCTTGATATCTCTCCAGTAATCACTCACCGTTTTAAAATTGACGACTTCCAAGAAGGTTTTGACATAATGCGCACAGGTCAGTCCGGTAAAGTCATTCTTGACTGGAATTAA
- a CDS encoding glycine C-acetyltransferase has translation MPKNLFQALSEQTEELKATGLYKDERIITSQQQAKISVAGGKDVLNFCANNYLGLANNPELIKSAQKALETHGFGLSSVRFICGTQNIHKELEHKISEFLQTEDTILYGSCFDANGGLFETILSSEDAVISDALNHASIIDGVRLCKAKRFRYKNNDMADLEQQLKDAADCRYRLIVTDGVFSMDGIIADLKSICDLADKYDALVMVDDSHAVGFVGENGKGTPEHCGVLGRVDIITGTLGKALGGASGGYTSGRKEIIEWLRQRSRPYLFSNTLAPVIASTSIAVLDLIKNQPELRTRLNENSQLFRSRMEEAGFSLVPGHHPIIPVMLGDAVLAQKLAAGLLEEGIYVIGFSFPVVPKGQARIRTQMSAGHTTAQINKAVDAFIKVGRKLNIIE, from the coding sequence ATGCCTAAAAATTTATTTCAAGCACTTTCTGAGCAAACTGAAGAGTTAAAGGCGACTGGTCTTTACAAAGATGAAAGAATCATAACTTCCCAGCAGCAAGCTAAAATATCTGTTGCCGGAGGAAAAGATGTTCTCAACTTCTGCGCAAACAACTATCTCGGCCTTGCCAATAACCCTGAACTGATAAAATCAGCTCAGAAAGCCCTTGAAACTCACGGCTTTGGACTTTCATCTGTAAGGTTCATCTGTGGAACTCAAAACATCCACAAAGAACTTGAACATAAAATTAGCGAATTTCTACAAACTGAAGACACAATTCTCTACGGATCATGCTTTGATGCAAACGGCGGACTATTTGAAACTATTTTATCAAGCGAAGATGCCGTCATCAGTGATGCCCTAAACCACGCATCAATTATTGACGGAGTACGCCTCTGCAAAGCTAAAAGATTCCGCTACAAAAATAATGATATGGCTGATCTTGAACAACAACTAAAAGATGCTGCCGACTGCCGTTATCGTTTGATTGTTACTGACGGTGTTTTTTCCATGGACGGTATCATAGCTGATCTGAAATCTATTTGCGACTTGGCAGATAAATATGATGCTCTTGTTATGGTTGACGATTCACACGCTGTTGGGTTTGTCGGTGAAAACGGCAAAGGGACTCCTGAACATTGCGGAGTTCTCGGACGAGTCGATATAATAACCGGGACTCTGGGCAAGGCTCTCGGCGGAGCATCCGGCGGTTACACTTCTGGACGTAAAGAAATTATTGAATGGTTACGTCAAAGATCACGTCCTTACCTTTTCTCCAATACACTAGCTCCGGTAATAGCCTCTACTTCAATTGCAGTTCTCGACTTAATTAAAAATCAACCAGAACTCAGAACAAGGCTGAATGAAAATAGTCAGCTTTTCCGTTCACGCATGGAAGAAGCAGGATTTTCTCTTGTGCCGGGCCACCACCCTATCATTCCGGTAATGCTCGGTGATGCTGTTCTAGCTCAAAAACTTGCTGCAGGACTTCTGGAAGAAGGTATTTATGTAATTGGATTCAGCTTCCCAGTGGTTCCTAAGGGACAAGCAAGAATTAGAACACAAATGTCAGCAGGCCACACTACTGCACAAATTAATAAAGCTGTGGATGCATTTATCAAAGTCGGTCGTAAACTTAACATTATTGAATAA
- a CDS encoding Lrp/AsnC family transcriptional regulator, producing the protein MKDKTLVLDDIDRKIIEELQDNGRESYKNIARKLGVSDGTVRLRTERMIKNDYLRISASVNPLYFENSLIALVGVNLNSRANHEIMDEIAHVSGVQSVINVSGRYDLLVEVFVPSRNAFRKCLVDDLSNISEIKSTETFMFLDAVGKWAEHKK; encoded by the coding sequence GTGAAAGATAAAACTTTAGTACTTGATGATATAGATCGTAAAATTATTGAAGAACTACAGGATAATGGACGTGAATCATACAAGAATATAGCGCGTAAACTTGGCGTTTCAGATGGAACTGTCAGATTACGTACTGAGAGAATGATCAAAAATGATTATCTTAGAATTTCCGCTTCTGTAAATCCGCTTTACTTTGAGAATAGTTTGATTGCTTTGGTTGGGGTTAATCTTAACAGTCGCGCAAACCATGAGATTATGGATGAAATTGCGCATGTAAGCGGAGTGCAGTCCGTAATAAATGTTTCCGGTCGTTATGACCTGCTTGTAGAAGTTTTTGTCCCTTCACGTAATGCATTCAGGAAGTGTCTTGTGGATGACCTTTCAAATATCAGCGAAATTAAATCTACTGAAACTTTTATGTTTCTTGATGCTGTGGGTAAATGGGCAGAGCACAAAAAGTAA